The following coding sequences are from one Candidatus Neomarinimicrobiota bacterium window:
- a CDS encoding glycosyltransferase: MKLSIIIVNYNVKAFLQQCLESILRTTQDLESEIFVVDNHSVDGSIEMLKEQFPQIKLIANAENLGFAKANNQALEQATGEYVWLLNPDTLVQEDTAEKLIESMEADSDIGLLGCKILNDDGSLQLACRRSFPTPWVAFTKILGLANLFPKSKWFGRYNLTHLDPDEAYPVEAISGSCMFIRRKALEAVGHLDETFFMYGEDLDWCFRFGQAGWKVFYTPETSIVHYKGESSKVAAWDSMTHFYRAMDIFAKKHFKSTSRFPLHWILRGGILIRYLLSIISKLGKNSIGYIFDLLGLLAITLAAIYLKFRTFEVLSEYIVVLPVYLGSWLAVISSVGLYRTYRYSVGRSILAATVGFLINVTLTYFFQDYAFSRVVMLISYIGALFWIPGWRIIASSRRTENFELGTQRTLIIGDLESAGDIYSKLITNLGLGYTPIGIVEIEPSEDQDKRIIGRLDDLLDLVQYHRIDDVIFTSDNFKLKQIFEYLPALSRQGVKIKLVPGNLSFIIGKSTVESLHAVQFVDMDFKYYHTGSRLIKRLEDLILAPLFLIFLRPFLGFAVRSKGMIKKQINLLGHEYAVYYSKTGQENFWSNLGLLPQVIRGKLSLVGSPLELKDNGWDVKRGLFSLESVRGGTELSEEERYSLLNYYLHNHSGLLDLEIIIKAILGK; this comes from the coding sequence ATGAAGCTCTCAATTATAATTGTCAATTACAATGTAAAGGCTTTTCTACAACAGTGTCTTGAGAGCATTTTAAGAACAACACAGGATCTTGAATCTGAGATATTTGTGGTCGATAACCATTCAGTGGATGGCAGTATCGAGATGCTTAAAGAACAATTCCCTCAGATCAAACTCATTGCTAATGCTGAAAATCTAGGTTTTGCCAAAGCTAATAATCAAGCCCTTGAACAAGCTACCGGAGAGTATGTCTGGCTTCTGAATCCGGATACGCTGGTCCAGGAGGATACTGCCGAAAAGCTTATAGAAAGCATGGAAGCAGATTCCGATATTGGCTTACTCGGGTGTAAAATACTTAATGATGACGGCAGTCTACAACTGGCTTGCCGCAGAAGCTTTCCAACACCCTGGGTAGCTTTTACAAAAATTCTTGGCTTGGCGAACCTCTTTCCAAAGTCAAAATGGTTCGGGCGTTACAATCTCACTCATCTTGATCCAGATGAAGCCTATCCTGTAGAAGCTATCAGCGGCTCATGCATGTTTATTCGGCGCAAAGCGTTGGAAGCTGTTGGCCATCTGGATGAGACATTTTTTATGTACGGTGAGGATCTGGATTGGTGCTTTCGTTTTGGGCAGGCAGGCTGGAAAGTATTCTACACACCTGAAACAAGCATCGTTCATTATAAGGGTGAGTCCTCCAAAGTCGCGGCATGGGATAGTATGACCCACTTCTATCGTGCTATGGATATCTTTGCTAAGAAACATTTCAAGTCCACCAGTCGCTTTCCTCTGCACTGGATCCTGCGTGGTGGTATTTTAATTAGATATCTATTGTCCATTATCAGTAAGCTTGGCAAGAATAGCATTGGATACATATTTGATCTTTTGGGTCTTTTAGCGATTACCCTGGCTGCTATTTATTTAAAGTTTCGAACATTTGAGGTCCTCTCTGAATACATAGTTGTGCTTCCCGTCTATTTGGGAAGCTGGCTTGCTGTGATCTCAAGTGTTGGTTTATACAGAACATACAGGTATTCAGTCGGTCGGTCTATTCTTGCTGCTACTGTGGGTTTTCTGATAAATGTGACTCTGACCTATTTCTTTCAGGATTATGCATTTTCCAGGGTGGTGATGCTGATCAGTTACATCGGAGCTCTATTCTGGATTCCGGGGTGGCGAATCATTGCCTCTTCACGTCGCACTGAGAATTTTGAATTGGGGACTCAACGTACTTTGATCATCGGTGATCTGGAAAGTGCCGGCGACATCTATTCCAAACTAATCACCAATCTTGGTTTGGGCTACACACCCATTGGTATTGTTGAGATTGAACCTTCGGAGGATCAGGATAAACGGATAATTGGCCGACTTGACGATCTATTGGATTTGGTTCAATATCATCGCATTGATGATGTCATATTTACTTCGGACAACTTTAAGTTAAAGCAGATCTTCGAATATTTACCTGCATTGAGTAGGCAGGGGGTCAAAATTAAATTGGTTCCCGGCAATTTGTCATTCATCATTGGCAAATCAACGGTAGAAAGTTTACATGCAGTACAATTCGTTGATATGGATTTTAAATATTACCATACTGGATCACGTCTTATCAAACGCCTGGAGGATTTGATCCTGGCTCCATTATTTCTGATCTTCCTGCGTCCATTTTTGGGATTTGCAGTCAGGTCAAAGGGAATGATCAAGAAGCAGATCAACCTGCTTGGTCATGAGTATGCTGTTTATTATTCGAAAACCGGTCAGGAAAACTTTTGGAGCAATTTAGGCTTGCTGCCACAGGTGATCAGGGGAAAGTTAAGCCTGGTAGGCTCTCCCCTTGAGTTGAAAGACAATGGGTGGGATGTGAAACGGGGCTTATTTAGTCTTGAATCTGTTCGAGGTGGAACTGAGCTTAGTGAAGAAGAAAGATATTCGCTCTTGAACTATTACCTCCATAACCATTCAGGTTTACTTGATCTTGAGATCATTATTAAAGCTATTTTAGGAAAATAA